Proteins from a single region of Rana temporaria chromosome 5, aRanTem1.1, whole genome shotgun sequence:
- the LOC120941600 gene encoding uncharacterized protein LOC120941600 isoform X1, translating to MYTGSHCVSHPEVSGLRRRRATPRSLSSVPPLQLSRTFVSSGSPLLSSLVMRVPESGVVASYLCLSGVCLYSALRTLQVHRGAAAGFLLHATASAITIGCDLLWKEDPDSLRCSSYWIASVLGLPFLVFSFFWLNGDQLTANLVLGSALLLTMAYGYLTQESQMVAPYFTRAGATLAILMISVFTGNRYGVLGSLALATSSLMSFLKAADIPPFQGKIIQNYVLSMSILLLHMALRQEA from the exons ATGTACACAGGAAGTCATTGTGTGTCCCACCCGGAAGTGTCCGGGCTCCGAAGACGGAGAGCCACGCCACGATCTCTCAGTTCGGTTCCGCCCCTCCAGTTGTCCAGGACGTTTGTAAG cagtggctctcctctcctctcctccctggtGATGAGGGTCCCGGAGTCGGGGGTGGTGGCCTCATATCTGTGTCTCAGTGGCGTTTGCCTCTACTCAGCTTTGCGCACTCTGCAG GTACACAGAGGGGCGGCGGCCGGATTCTTGCTCCACGCCACGGCTTCTGCCATCACCATAGGGTGTGACCTTCTATGGAAAGAAGACCCCGACTCTCTCCGCTGCTCCAGCTATTGGATTGCCAGTGTTCTCGGTCTGCCTTTCTTGGTCTTCTCCTTCTTCTGGCTGAATGGAGATCAATTGACGGCCAACCTGGTCTTGGGCTCTGCGCTGCTTCTCACCATGGCCTACGGGTACCTGACTCAAGAAAGCCAAATGGTGGCCCCTTATTTCACCAGAGCCGGAGCAACCCTGGCAATTCTGATGATCTCGGTGTTCACTGGGAACCGTTATGgggtgctgggcagcctggcCCTGGCAACGTCCAGTCTCATGTCATTCCTGAAGGCTGCAGATATCCCTCCTTTCCAAGGGAAGATCATACAGAACTATGTGCTTAGCATGTCAATCCTGCTGCTCCACATGGCTCTGAGGCAAGAGGCTTGA
- the LOC120941600 gene encoding uncharacterized protein LOC120941600 isoform X2 → MYTGSHCVSHPEVSGLRRRRATPRSLSSVPPLQLSRTFVSGSPLLSSLVMRVPESGVVASYLCLSGVCLYSALRTLQVHRGAAAGFLLHATASAITIGCDLLWKEDPDSLRCSSYWIASVLGLPFLVFSFFWLNGDQLTANLVLGSALLLTMAYGYLTQESQMVAPYFTRAGATLAILMISVFTGNRYGVLGSLALATSSLMSFLKAADIPPFQGKIIQNYVLSMSILLLHMALRQEA, encoded by the exons ATGTACACAGGAAGTCATTGTGTGTCCCACCCGGAAGTGTCCGGGCTCCGAAGACGGAGAGCCACGCCACGATCTCTCAGTTCGGTTCCGCCCCTCCAGTTGTCCAGGACGTTTGTAAG tggctctcctctcctctcctccctggtGATGAGGGTCCCGGAGTCGGGGGTGGTGGCCTCATATCTGTGTCTCAGTGGCGTTTGCCTCTACTCAGCTTTGCGCACTCTGCAG GTACACAGAGGGGCGGCGGCCGGATTCTTGCTCCACGCCACGGCTTCTGCCATCACCATAGGGTGTGACCTTCTATGGAAAGAAGACCCCGACTCTCTCCGCTGCTCCAGCTATTGGATTGCCAGTGTTCTCGGTCTGCCTTTCTTGGTCTTCTCCTTCTTCTGGCTGAATGGAGATCAATTGACGGCCAACCTGGTCTTGGGCTCTGCGCTGCTTCTCACCATGGCCTACGGGTACCTGACTCAAGAAAGCCAAATGGTGGCCCCTTATTTCACCAGAGCCGGAGCAACCCTGGCAATTCTGATGATCTCGGTGTTCACTGGGAACCGTTATGgggtgctgggcagcctggcCCTGGCAACGTCCAGTCTCATGTCATTCCTGAAGGCTGCAGATATCCCTCCTTTCCAAGGGAAGATCATACAGAACTATGTGCTTAGCATGTCAATCCTGCTGCTCCACATGGCTCTGAGGCAAGAGGCTTGA
- the LOC120941600 gene encoding uncharacterized protein LOC120941600 isoform X3 translates to MRVPESGVVASYLCLSGVCLYSALRTLQVHRGAAAGFLLHATASAITIGCDLLWKEDPDSLRCSSYWIASVLGLPFLVFSFFWLNGDQLTANLVLGSALLLTMAYGYLTQESQMVAPYFTRAGATLAILMISVFTGNRYGVLGSLALATSSLMSFLKAADIPPFQGKIIQNYVLSMSILLLHMALRQEA, encoded by the exons ATGAGGGTCCCGGAGTCGGGGGTGGTGGCCTCATATCTGTGTCTCAGTGGCGTTTGCCTCTACTCAGCTTTGCGCACTCTGCAG GTACACAGAGGGGCGGCGGCCGGATTCTTGCTCCACGCCACGGCTTCTGCCATCACCATAGGGTGTGACCTTCTATGGAAAGAAGACCCCGACTCTCTCCGCTGCTCCAGCTATTGGATTGCCAGTGTTCTCGGTCTGCCTTTCTTGGTCTTCTCCTTCTTCTGGCTGAATGGAGATCAATTGACGGCCAACCTGGTCTTGGGCTCTGCGCTGCTTCTCACCATGGCCTACGGGTACCTGACTCAAGAAAGCCAAATGGTGGCCCCTTATTTCACCAGAGCCGGAGCAACCCTGGCAATTCTGATGATCTCGGTGTTCACTGGGAACCGTTATGgggtgctgggcagcctggcCCTGGCAACGTCCAGTCTCATGTCATTCCTGAAGGCTGCAGATATCCCTCCTTTCCAAGGGAAGATCATACAGAACTATGTGCTTAGCATGTCAATCCTGCTGCTCCACATGGCTCTGAGGCAAGAGGCTTGA